In the Desulfobacterales bacterium genome, ATAGCGGCCGTCGTTTTTGATTTGCCACAGAAAATTGTTGAGCCAGTTCATAAAATCGGGATCCCCCTTGTTGATTGCCCAGGCCAGCGGTTCGAAAGTAAACGGCTTGTCCAGGAAAGTGAGTTTACCCTGTCCCTGCTGCGCCATGAATACCACATTCATGGGCAGATCGTAAACAAACGCATCCGCCTTACCGTTGACCACTTCAAGGACGGCTTCGGTTTCGGTTTCAAATGATTTATAGGTGCATTTGGGGATCATTCGTTTGACGGCCTGCTCTCCGGTGGTTCCCAGCTTGGACGTAACAATGTAGGCTGACTTGTTGAGATCTTTGTAAGATTTAACGGTCCCTTTGTGTTTGTTGTTGATCAGTACCGTCTGGCCCACAACAATATACGGGTTGGCGAAATTTATTTTGAGGTTTCTTTCCTGGGTGACCGTCATGCCGCTCGTGATGATGTCGAACTTGGCGGTGATGAGCGAGGGGATAATCCCATCCCAGGCGGTATTGACCGGTACAAACTTCACCCCCATGGCCTTTGCCATTTCTTTGGCCACATCGATGTCAAAACCGACAAACTGCCCTTTCTTGTCCGTCATTTCAAAGGGCATGTAGCCGGCTTCAAAGCCGACCCGGAGCTCACCTTTCTGCAGAATTTGTTCCAGGGTGGATTTCTTTGCCAATTCGATGTCCGCCGCCAGCAATGGAGCGGACAACAGGGTAAAAACAGCTAAAAACACGACCATTCCTTTTAACAATCGATTCATCTCTAACCTCCTTGTGTTTGTTTAATGTATTAAGTCGTCTTAAGTAACCTGATTACCACACGCGTTTGGATTCAATAGGCTTTGCCTTCGTCGAGAAGTTCCCGGATCACCATTTGAACGTTGCATTTCGGACATTTGAGAATTTCTTCTTTAGGGATATAAACGATCTGGGTATATTTGCACTTGGGGCATTCGATTTCTATTGCTTCCTGTTTTTCTCTCATCCCGTCCTCCTTACAGGTGTCAGGGTAATGGATTCTGATATGAATAAAAATGTATAGCTATAAAACCGGTGAAATGTCAACCAATGAAGGCCAATGCAGTAATTCACTGTAAATTGTCGGGCCGATTTTTACCTTTATTGGCAGTCGATAAGAATTTTGATCCGCCCCTCGGTTTACACCGGAGAAAATCTTTGCTATGGATAGCATCTTTTAAAAGGGGAAATTTAGGCATGGCTACACGATCCCATCAGCTCTGGATGGATTTTTTATTGTTTGCCGTCACATTTTTTTGGGGGGCTACCTTTGTCATTGTAAAGGACGCCGTGGTATATATGGATGTGTACGTTTTTTTAGGCATCCGCTTCGGCCTCGCCTTTGTGGTGATGGTTGTTTTGTTCCGCAAAAGAATATGGCCTTTTCATCTCCAGACAGCACTTGCCGGCGGTTTTCTGGGCGTATTTCTTTTTGGCGCGTTTGCCTTTCAGACCTGGGGCCTGACCCACACCTCCGCAACCAACGGGGCTTTCCTGACCGGTATGAACGTTGTCATGGTGCCGATCCTTTCGCTGGTTTTTTTGAGGCGGGCGCCGGCCCCTTTTGCCGTTTTGGGCGTCTTTTTTGCCTTTACCGGTCTGTATTTTCTCACCGGCGGCGGTCCTTCGGACTGGAACCGGGGCGATCTCCTGGTGTTTATCTGCGCGGTCTGGGTGTCCATCCATATCATGATGACGGGGTATTATGCCCCTAAATTTGATACCATGGCCCTGGCCACCTGGCAGATGGGGGTTGTCGCTTTGCTTTGTATGGGGTTTGCCCTGGGAACCGGCAGCTTTACCCTCTATGTGCCGCCTCCGGCCTGGGGCGCTATTTTAGTCACCGCGCTGTTTTGCACCGTGTTTGCCTTTGCCGTGCAAACCCATGCGCAACGCTACACGTCACCGACCCGAACGGCGCTGATTTTTACGGCCGAGCCGGTGTTCGGCGCCCTGTTTGCCCACCTGTACGGGGGCGAACCCCTG is a window encoding:
- a CDS encoding DMT family transporter, with product MATRSHQLWMDFLLFAVTFFWGATFVIVKDAVVYMDVYVFLGIRFGLAFVVMVVLFRKRIWPFHLQTALAGGFLGVFLFGAFAFQTWGLTHTSATNGAFLTGMNVVMVPILSLVFLRRAPAPFAVLGVFFAFTGLYFLTGGGPSDWNRGDLLVFICAVWVSIHIMMTGYYAPKFDTMALATWQMGVVALLCMGFALGTGSFTLYVPPPAWGAILVTALFCTVFAFAVQTHAQRYTSPTRTALIFTAEPVFGALFAHLYGGEPLLEQHLIGGGFIFVGMVLAELRPGIWGRINGLRNGNREKQNSSAKTS
- a CDS encoding transporter substrate-binding domain-containing protein; the protein is MNRLLKGMVVFLAVFTLLSAPLLAADIELAKKSTLEQILQKGELRVGFEAGYMPFEMTDKKGQFVGFDIDVAKEMAKAMGVKFVPVNTAWDGIIPSLITAKFDIITSGMTVTQERNLKINFANPYIVVGQTVLINNKHKGTVKSYKDLNKSAYIVTSKLGTTGEQAVKRMIPKCTYKSFETETEAVLEVVNGKADAFVYDLPMNVVFMAQQGQGKLTFLDKPFTFEPLAWAINKGDPDFMNWLNNFLWQIKNDGRYDRIYQKWIKSTDWIKDVQ